In Schizosaccharomyces osmophilus chromosome 1, complete sequence, the genomic window AAGCATCGCAGCAAGCCTCCGAAGTGACATTGGATTTGGATACTCCTCCGAAGAAGGAACTTTCTTCATCGCTTGAAGTTTATGCGAGGCAATGCGTACAGCTAAAGCTGCTGCCTCCTGGCGAAAGCGAAAAGCTCCTGTAATAGGAGAATTTGGTTCCAGGAAAGTTGATTCCTTCGTAGGCCAAACTGCCCAATATCTGCTTGGAGTTTTTGTATCTTTTTCCTCCCCATGACCATCATTCCCATTTCGCGCTTGTCCTCGCTTTTTTAGAGTCTCGTGGACAAAATATAGCTGAGCTGCTAGGTCATTTCTTGTTACTTGCTTCAAGTTTGATATAATCTCTTTATATGCTCCTACTTCACTTTGCAATAGAGTTGGCTTCTCTGCAAcggtttcttcttcctgCTCAAAAGGAGATTCTTCATGTTCCTCTCTCTCCTCTAACTGCGGCGTATCAAAATCATGCATAGCATACTGTTTATGAGCCCAACCGTAAGGAAAGCGGTTGGTTCTGTCAAACTGCAGTTTGGgagtttcttttggtgAGTACttggttgaaaaaaagtaaaaataaaacacaGGAAAAGGACGCTTCCAATGAATTATGTTTAATAAAAACTAGGAATTATCTTTATTT contains:
- the acr1 gene encoding RNA polymerase I upstream activation factor complex subunit Acr1 — its product is MHDFDTPQLEEREEHEESPFEQEEETVAEKPTLLQSEVGAYKEIISNLKQVTRNDLAAQLYFVHETLKKRGQARNGNDGHGEEKDTKTPSRYWAVWPTKESTFLEPNSPITGAFRFRQEAAALAVRIASHKLQAMKKVPSSEEYPNPMSLRRLAAMLQRKLECLLDAVDSFRQQQRSRLMQERLVHMDWQVVYGLAKLTQGAFSSTKQDTIALEKATEQCRRVFNANLSQVKYSIDNDPGCSISNEPPPLEDEAMVQRILNTIEEQVHSPEEHHQ